A stretch of Caenibius tardaugens NBRC 16725 DNA encodes these proteins:
- a CDS encoding PEP-CTERM sorting domain-containing protein, giving the protein MKKTLTIFAALSTLAMASPAMATWGSSGGWSSGGCKKHCGTTTTTSSGGTTTGSSSSGNEVPEPGMLAMAGAGLIAVAVLRRRKARNKS; this is encoded by the coding sequence GTGAAAAAGACTTTGACCATCTTCGCTGCATTGAGCACGCTCGCCATGGCGTCGCCGGCGATGGCCACATGGGGTTCTTCGGGCGGCTGGAGCTCGGGTGGTTGCAAGAAGCATTGCGGCACCACAACCACGACATCTTCGGGTGGCACCACCACCGGCTCCTCCTCGTCCGGAAATGAAGTGCCTGAACCGGGTATGCTGGCGATGGCTGGTGCGGGTCTGATCGCGGTTGCCGTGCTGCGCCGCCGGAAAGCACGCAACAAATCGTAA
- a CDS encoding 2OG-Fe(II) oxygenase family protein: MTNTFKKLNLVFSTPIPVYEIADFARINADIIEEIRVRREKEQGMVRSNRVGWHSDLDFFARKEPAHRELAQKIMQCLADATQRVADKDKLANLRLECDGWVNVNPKGGYNVPHDHPGAFWSAAYYIQVPEPANGGMAGAIEFIDHRSAPPGQGLVQSPYMRSLHAMRPTPGTLVVFPSTLKHWVHPNDADEDRITIAINAKVAVDPEKMRQAQLDAAHESVRQVPGLSEGAEADASAAPADNAGRKAKKPAKTKA, from the coding sequence ATGACCAACACATTCAAAAAACTTAATCTTGTGTTCTCAACGCCGATCCCGGTTTACGAGATCGCGGACTTCGCACGGATCAATGCCGATATCATCGAGGAGATTCGCGTCCGTCGCGAAAAGGAACAGGGCATGGTCCGTTCCAACCGGGTTGGCTGGCACAGCGATCTGGATTTCTTTGCCCGCAAGGAACCTGCGCATCGGGAACTGGCGCAGAAAATCATGCAATGTCTCGCCGACGCGACGCAGCGTGTGGCGGATAAGGACAAGCTGGCGAACTTGCGGCTTGAATGCGATGGCTGGGTGAACGTCAATCCCAAGGGGGGCTACAACGTGCCCCATGATCATCCCGGTGCGTTCTGGTCGGCGGCCTATTATATTCAGGTGCCGGAACCCGCGAATGGCGGCATGGCAGGTGCGATCGAATTTATCGACCATCGTTCGGCACCCCCGGGGCAGGGGTTGGTGCAATCGCCTTATATGCGGTCCTTGCATGCGATGCGCCCGACGCCGGGAACATTGGTGGTTTTCCCGAGCACGTTGAAGCACTGGGTCCATCCGAATGACGCGGATGAGGATCGGATCACCATTGCGATCAATGCCAAGGTCGCCGTCGATCCGGAGAAGATGCGTCAGGCCCAACTTGACGCCGCCCATGAATCGGTGCGGCAGGTCCCTGGATTGAGCGAAGGGGCGGAGGCAGATGCGTCGGCTGCTCCTGCCGACAATGCGGGGCGGAAGGCGAAAAAGCCGGCTAAGACGAAAGCCTGA
- the pth gene encoding aminoacyl-tRNA hydrolase, with amino-acid sequence MQLWVGLGNPGPQYAMHRHNVGFMTVDVIAEIHNFGSVQKKFAGWVQEGRIGNEKVILLKPATFMNESGRAVSEAMRFYKLEPDALTVFHDELDLAPFKVKVKQGGGTAGHNGLRSIAQHLGPDFRRVRIGIGHPGHKDRVTSYVLGNYAKTELDDLADMLGGIAAEADWLTKGDDARFMSELALRLSS; translated from the coding sequence ATGCAACTTTGGGTAGGTTTGGGAAATCCGGGACCGCAATATGCGATGCACCGGCACAACGTCGGCTTTATGACCGTGGACGTGATTGCGGAAATCCACAATTTCGGGTCGGTACAGAAAAAGTTTGCCGGCTGGGTGCAGGAAGGGCGGATCGGCAATGAGAAGGTTATCCTGCTCAAGCCGGCAACGTTCATGAACGAAAGCGGACGCGCCGTCTCAGAAGCGATGCGCTTCTACAAACTCGAACCAGACGCCCTGACCGTGTTCCATGACGAATTGGACCTTGCTCCGTTCAAGGTCAAAGTGAAGCAGGGCGGCGGCACCGCGGGCCATAATGGGTTGCGCTCGATCGCGCAGCATTTGGGGCCTGATTTTCGCCGGGTCCGGATCGGCATAGGCCATCCCGGCCACAAGGACCGGGTGACATCCTATGTGTTGGGCAACTATGCCAAGACAGAATTGGACGATCTGGCCGACATGCTCGGCGGGATCGCCGCCGAGGCCGATTGGTTGACCAAAGGGGACGACGCCCGCTTTATGAGCGAACTGGCGCTCAGGCTTTCGTCTTAG
- a CDS encoding 50S ribosomal protein L25/general stress protein Ctc, translating into MSDALTLPAEARELAGKGASRALRRAGRVPAVIYGGKEEPQTIHVEEKELVRQLGTGHFANSIVMIEVGGKSVRTLPKDVAFHPVTDRPIHVDFLRLAKNAKVEVLVPVLFTNEDASPGLKKGGVLNVVRHELDLICEADKIPSEIEIDVTGRDVGDSIHISNVKLPAGAESAITDRDFTIATIVAPSALKRAEADAAGEGEVEEASEG; encoded by the coding sequence ATGAGCGACGCTCTTACGTTGCCGGCAGAAGCGCGCGAACTGGCAGGCAAGGGAGCCTCCCGTGCATTGCGTCGCGCTGGCCGTGTCCCCGCCGTGATTTATGGCGGCAAGGAAGAACCCCAGACCATCCACGTTGAAGAGAAGGAACTGGTCCGCCAACTCGGCACCGGTCACTTCGCCAACTCGATCGTCATGATCGAAGTGGGTGGCAAGAGCGTGCGCACCCTGCCCAAGGATGTCGCCTTCCATCCCGTCACCGACCGCCCGATCCACGTCGACTTCCTGCGTCTCGCCAAGAACGCCAAAGTCGAAGTGCTGGTGCCGGTGCTGTTCACCAACGAAGACGCTTCGCCGGGCCTCAAGAAGGGCGGCGTGCTGAACGTGGTGCGCCACGAACTCGACCTGATCTGCGAAGCAGACAAGATTCCGTCGGAAATCGAAATCGACGTGACCGGTCGCGACGTTGGCGATTCCATCCACATCAGCAATGTGAAGCTGCCCGCTGGTGCCGAAAGCGCCATCACGGACCGCGATTTCACGATTGCAACGATTGTGGCGCCTTCCGCGCTCAAGCGTGCTGAAGCCGACGCTGCCGGCGAAGGCGAAGTGGAAGAAGCCAGCGAAGGCTGA
- a CDS encoding TraB/GumN family protein has product MNLRSVLALAAMLLISACSKPPEPATPAFWEVTAPDGQQAWLFGTIHALPENVEWRSPAIEAALAQSDTLLLEIRQLDDRAAMQAIFTRLAETPGQATLSSKVTAANRPALVQLLQQAGISENQFARVETWAAALTLAQAARKADNDAGVDRTLITMAGSKPVAELEGTEAQLRLFDTLPEKEQRDLLNAIVAEAADARNEERIVEGYWRRGDIDAIAAETHRGMMADPELRAALLVDRNRAWSDRIAHMIKGHQHPFVAVGAAHMAGPEGLPALLAGKGFTVRRVQ; this is encoded by the coding sequence ATGAACCTGCGATCGGTCCTGGCACTGGCTGCGATGTTACTGATCAGTGCCTGCAGCAAACCACCCGAACCGGCAACACCCGCCTTTTGGGAAGTCACTGCCCCTGATGGCCAACAGGCGTGGCTGTTCGGCACGATCCATGCCCTGCCCGAGAATGTCGAATGGCGTTCTCCCGCTATAGAGGCGGCCCTTGCACAATCGGACACCCTCCTGCTGGAAATCCGCCAGTTGGATGACCGCGCGGCCATGCAGGCCATATTCACTCGCCTCGCCGAGACCCCCGGGCAAGCGACGCTCTCTTCCAAAGTGACCGCTGCCAATCGCCCGGCGCTGGTGCAATTGCTGCAACAGGCGGGCATCAGTGAGAACCAGTTTGCCCGTGTCGAAACCTGGGCGGCCGCGCTGACTTTGGCGCAGGCGGCCCGCAAGGCAGACAACGATGCCGGGGTCGACCGCACCTTGATAACCATGGCAGGAAGCAAACCGGTTGCCGAACTGGAAGGTACGGAAGCGCAATTGCGCCTGTTTGATACGCTGCCGGAAAAGGAACAACGCGATCTCCTCAACGCGATCGTTGCCGAAGCAGCCGACGCAAGGAATGAGGAAAGGATCGTCGAAGGATATTGGCGCCGTGGCGATATTGATGCCATCGCTGCCGAAACCCATCGCGGCATGATGGCAGACCCGGAGTTGCGCGCTGCCCTGCTGGTTGACCGCAACCGCGCGTGGAGCGACAGGATCGCCCATATGATCAAGGGCCACCAACATCCCTTCGTGGCCGTCGGCGCGGCACATATGGCTGGGCCGGAAGGGCTACCTGCACTGCTGGCGGGGAAAGGCTTCACGGTTCGCCGCGTGCAATGA
- a CDS encoding TraB/GumN family protein: MKFPKYLIATAVGALSIALAAPPALAKKPSATPQVAATAPTPAPAPRKGTPALWKVADQDTTIYLFGTVHLLAKDVSWFEPDIAPALQSADELVTEVDLANTSAKPELLLAKASLPAGENLRALLPPENRQSLEQALGTLGLPAGTFDGQKPWFAALNLTILPLLAAGYDMNSGVEVVLDRNAPSRTKRSALETMEFQLDLFDSLPQDLQIAYLGQVSAAVPETKRQLDEMVDAWLAGDADRLASLMNSQEVDPVVFEKLVTSRNKNWTNWIVKRLEQPGTVFMAVGAGHLAGPGSVQDQLSTLGIVSARVK; this comes from the coding sequence ATGAAATTTCCAAAATACCTGATCGCTACAGCCGTTGGCGCCCTCTCCATCGCGCTGGCCGCGCCACCGGCACTGGCCAAAAAGCCATCAGCCACCCCGCAAGTAGCAGCCACTGCGCCCACGCCCGCACCGGCCCCGCGCAAAGGCACCCCGGCGCTGTGGAAAGTCGCGGATCAGGATACCACGATCTATCTCTTCGGCACCGTGCACCTTCTGGCGAAAGACGTATCCTGGTTCGAACCCGATATCGCGCCCGCGCTGCAATCCGCTGATGAACTCGTCACAGAAGTCGATCTGGCCAACACCAGCGCCAAACCGGAATTGTTGCTGGCCAAGGCGTCATTGCCCGCCGGGGAAAACCTGCGTGCCCTGCTGCCGCCAGAAAACCGGCAGTCGCTGGAACAGGCGCTTGGCACACTGGGGCTACCAGCGGGCACCTTTGATGGGCAGAAGCCGTGGTTTGCGGCACTAAACCTGACGATCCTTCCGCTTCTTGCCGCAGGGTATGACATGAACAGCGGGGTCGAGGTCGTGCTTGATCGCAATGCACCGTCCCGGACAAAACGATCTGCGCTGGAAACCATGGAATTCCAGCTCGATTTGTTCGATTCCCTGCCTCAGGATCTGCAGATCGCCTATCTGGGCCAGGTTTCCGCTGCGGTGCCCGAAACCAAACGCCAGCTCGATGAGATGGTCGATGCGTGGCTGGCTGGGGATGCCGATCGCCTCGCCAGCCTGATGAATTCGCAGGAAGTCGATCCGGTCGTGTTCGAGAAGCTCGTGACCAGTCGCAACAAGAACTGGACAAACTGGATCGTCAAACGGCTGGAGCAACCCGGCACTGTCTTCATGGCGGTGGGCGCGGGGCACCTTGCTGGCCCGGGCAGCGTGCAGGATCAACTTTCGACACTCGGCATTGTGAGCGCGCGCGTCAAATGA
- a CDS encoding glycine--tRNA ligase subunit alpha, which produces MSDGRAMCLQDMILALHEYWGAQGCLILQPYDMRMGAGTFHPATTLRALGPEPWNAAFVQPCRRPTDGRYGENPNRMQHYYQYQVILKPSPENLQELYLKSLEVIGIDPLKHDIRFVEDDWESPTLGAWGLGWEVWCDGMEVTQFTYFQQMGGFDCKPVAGELTYGLERLAMYIQGVDNVYDLAFNNHGVTYGDVFHENEVQMSTWNFEVANTESLFELFRKAAEECENCLAANLPIPAYEQAIEASHIFNLLQARGVISVQERASYMGRVRELARGSCEAHMAKEAARWAEKFPGWTA; this is translated from the coding sequence ATGAGTGATGGCCGCGCAATGTGCCTGCAGGATATGATCCTCGCGCTCCACGAATACTGGGGTGCGCAGGGGTGCCTTATTCTGCAGCCCTACGATATGAGAATGGGGGCGGGCACGTTCCATCCCGCAACGACCTTGCGTGCGCTGGGGCCGGAGCCGTGGAATGCGGCCTTCGTGCAGCCCTGCCGCCGTCCGACGGACGGTCGCTACGGCGAAAACCCGAACCGGATGCAGCATTATTACCAGTATCAGGTAATTCTGAAGCCGAGCCCGGAAAATCTACAGGAACTCTATCTCAAGAGCCTGGAAGTGATCGGGATCGATCCGCTCAAGCACGATATCCGTTTCGTCGAGGATGACTGGGAAAGCCCCACTCTGGGCGCCTGGGGTCTGGGCTGGGAAGTCTGGTGTGACGGGATGGAAGTCACCCAGTTTACCTATTTCCAGCAGATGGGCGGGTTCGACTGCAAGCCGGTCGCCGGCGAACTGACCTACGGGCTCGAACGTCTGGCCATGTATATTCAGGGCGTCGACAACGTTTACGATCTTGCCTTCAACAACCATGGCGTAACCTATGGCGACGTGTTTCACGAAAACGAGGTGCAGATGAGCACCTGGAATTTCGAGGTCGCCAATACGGAAAGCCTGTTCGAGCTGTTCCGCAAGGCCGCGGAAGAGTGCGAGAACTGTCTGGCCGCCAATCTGCCGATTCCCGCCTATGAACAGGCGATCGAGGCCAGCCACATCTTCAACCTGCTGCAGGCGCGCGGCGTGATTAGCGTGCAGGAACGCGCCAGCTACATGGGGCGTGTGCGCGAACTGGCACGGGGATCGTGCGAAGCCCACATGGCCAAGGAAGCCGCTCGCTGGGCGGAAAAGTTTCCGGGGTGGACGGCATGA
- the glyS gene encoding glycine--tRNA ligase subunit beta, with the protein MSDFLLELRCEEIPARMQAGARAELEKLFRKEMADSGVAFGELTVWSTPRRLALIARALPENTEAVREEVKGPRSSAPPQALEGFLRKTGLTQDQLEDRDGVYFAITEKPGRAVKAVLAEAIPAIIRAFAWPKSMRWGKASLSTESLRWVRPLSGIVAILGDDLVECGVGSVVSGYVTLGHRFHCPGEITIGNAGDYAEKLRACHVIVDHAERESIVRKGAQAAASQAGLVLVEDEGLVVENAGLTEWPVPLLGRFDEQYLEVPPEVIQLTARTNQKYFICRDSGGALANAFVCTANIAAHDGGVAIVDGNRKVLAARLSDARFFWEQDRKKTLADHAVKLGNIVFHEKLGTVADKVDRVATLARQLVAQGIVQGADPAEAELAARLAKADLVTEMVGEFPELQGLMGGYYARAEGQSDAVADAVRDHYKPVGQGDDVPTAPLTVAVSLADKLDTLRSFFSIDEKPTGSKDPFALRRAALGVIRLLTENGLRMRVADGDLLDFFADRLKVQQKEAGVRHDLIDAVFALGGEDDLVRLLARVHALQAFIRTEDGVNLLAGYKRAANILKKEEWLGIEGEIARTGEEDPLAQVDDPDLAPVIAAKLAERHGKELSYTPEIAEKALIDALDAAEPKAASAVGMEDYAGAMAALASLRMPIDAFFDEVTVNDSNPDKRAARLDLLARFRTAVHKVADFSRIEG; encoded by the coding sequence ATGAGCGATTTCCTCCTCGAACTGCGTTGCGAAGAAATTCCCGCACGTATGCAGGCTGGCGCACGCGCCGAACTGGAAAAGCTGTTTCGCAAGGAAATGGCCGATTCCGGTGTTGCCTTTGGCGAACTGACTGTCTGGTCGACCCCGCGTCGGCTCGCCCTGATCGCGCGGGCCTTGCCGGAAAATACCGAGGCGGTTCGCGAAGAAGTGAAGGGACCGCGTAGTTCCGCCCCGCCGCAGGCGCTTGAAGGGTTTCTGCGCAAGACCGGGCTGACCCAGGATCAACTCGAAGATCGCGATGGCGTGTACTTCGCCATAACGGAGAAGCCCGGACGCGCTGTGAAAGCGGTTCTGGCTGAAGCTATTCCCGCGATCATCCGCGCGTTCGCCTGGCCCAAATCGATGCGTTGGGGGAAGGCCTCGCTGTCGACGGAAAGCCTGCGCTGGGTTCGGCCGCTGTCGGGCATCGTTGCCATTCTGGGCGATGATCTGGTGGAATGCGGCGTTGGCAGCGTGGTTTCGGGCTATGTCACGCTGGGGCATCGCTTCCATTGCCCGGGTGAGATCACCATCGGCAATGCTGGCGATTACGCCGAAAAATTGCGTGCCTGCCATGTTATCGTCGATCACGCCGAACGCGAAAGCATTGTTCGTAAGGGGGCACAGGCCGCAGCGTCGCAGGCCGGGCTGGTTTTGGTGGAAGATGAAGGGCTCGTCGTTGAGAATGCGGGGCTGACCGAATGGCCGGTTCCCTTGTTGGGCCGGTTTGACGAACAATATCTCGAGGTTCCACCTGAAGTTATTCAGCTAACTGCCCGTACGAACCAGAAATATTTTATCTGTCGCGATTCTGGCGGAGCGTTGGCCAATGCCTTCGTGTGCACGGCCAATATCGCCGCGCACGATGGCGGTGTGGCGATTGTCGATGGCAATCGCAAAGTGCTCGCCGCGCGGTTGTCCGATGCCCGCTTCTTCTGGGAACAGGATCGCAAGAAGACGCTGGCCGATCATGCGGTAAAGCTGGGCAATATCGTCTTCCATGAAAAGCTTGGCACGGTGGCCGACAAGGTCGACCGTGTGGCCACGTTGGCGCGGCAACTGGTGGCGCAGGGTATCGTGCAGGGCGCGGACCCGGCGGAAGCCGAACTGGCAGCGCGGCTCGCCAAGGCAGATCTGGTTACCGAGATGGTCGGTGAATTCCCTGAATTACAGGGACTTATGGGCGGTTACTACGCTCGCGCCGAAGGGCAAAGCGATGCTGTGGCCGATGCCGTGCGCGATCACTACAAGCCAGTCGGGCAGGGTGATGATGTCCCCACCGCTCCGCTTACGGTTGCCGTCAGCCTGGCGGACAAGCTCGACACCTTGCGCAGCTTCTTCTCCATCGACGAAAAGCCAACCGGTTCGAAAGATCCCTTCGCGCTGCGGCGGGCGGCATTGGGCGTCATTCGGCTATTGACTGAAAATGGCCTGCGGATGCGCGTGGCAGATGGGGATTTGCTCGATTTCTTTGCGGACCGTCTCAAGGTTCAGCAGAAAGAAGCGGGTGTCCGTCACGATCTGATCGATGCGGTTTTCGCGCTTGGCGGCGAAGACGATCTCGTGCGCCTGTTGGCTCGCGTCCATGCCTTGCAAGCGTTCATCCGAACGGAAGACGGCGTCAATCTGCTCGCCGGATACAAACGCGCGGCCAATATCCTGAAGAAAGAGGAATGGCTGGGCATCGAAGGCGAAATAGCCCGGACTGGCGAGGAAGACCCGTTGGCCCAGGTGGACGATCCCGATCTCGCCCCGGTGATTGCGGCAAAGCTGGCGGAACGCCACGGGAAAGAACTTTCCTACACGCCGGAAATCGCGGAAAAAGCGCTGATCGATGCGCTGGATGCGGCGGAGCCCAAGGCGGCCTCTGCTGTCGGGATGGAAGATTATGCCGGAGCGATGGCGGCTCTTGCGTCGCTCCGTATGCCGATTGACGCATTCTTTGACGAGGTTACGGTCAACGATAGCAATCCGGACAAACGTGCCGCGCGGCTCGATCTGCTGGCGCGTTTCCGTACTGCAGTGCATAAAGTGGCGGATTTCTCACGTATTGAGGGGTGA